From the Roseibium salinum genome, one window contains:
- a CDS encoding Hsp20 family protein, with protein sequence MSRMSAFSSPFMLGFDDIERVLDRVSKAANDGYPPYNIERLPRTEGQGDIIRITLAVAGFTRDQLDVSVEESQLVIRGRQVDDKSRQYLHRGIAARQFQRAFVLAEGIEILGADLKDGLLSIDLARPEPERVIRKIEISSGE encoded by the coding sequence ATGTCACGCATGTCAGCGTTTTCCAGCCCGTTTATGCTCGGGTTCGACGATATCGAACGTGTGCTTGATCGCGTTTCCAAGGCTGCCAATGACGGGTATCCGCCCTATAACATAGAAAGGCTGCCGAGAACGGAAGGCCAGGGCGATATTATCCGGATCACATTGGCTGTCGCCGGGTTTACCAGGGATCAGCTCGATGTCTCCGTGGAGGAGAGCCAGTTGGTGATCCGCGGTCGGCAGGTGGATGACAAATCCCGGCAGTATCTGCATCGGGGCATTGCGGCCCGGCAGTTCCAGCGGGCCTTTGTCTTGGCCGAGGGGATCGAAATCCTCGGAGCCGACCTCAAGGATGGATTGCTGTCCATCGACCTGGCACGTCCTGAACCGGAACGTGTCATAAGAAAAATAGAAATCTCCAGCGGCGAATAG
- a CDS encoding MFS transporter: MPSDFSGKWRALCLLVLAEIAGMSLWFMSAAILPDLTREFEISPFSQAALSSAVQIGFVAGAVLSAILGLADRIDPRRLFAACAIVAALFNAGLLVVEPGGALSIIARFATGALLAGVYPVGMKIVVGWGQKDRGFLVGTLVGALTFGSAAPHLLALLGGSDWRWSLSVASLAAAAGGVLCLFTTLGPFHAKAPRMRIGAILTAWTNPKIRYAYAGYLGHMWELYAMWAWIGIALAASFSAQMPSDAAISLSRLIAFLAIAAGGAACIAAGVLADRVGKANIAIAAMAVSASAAVASALTFGGPVWLTILCVLIWGAAILPDSAQFSALVADFAPPDQAGSLMSLQTALGFALTFFTVQLTPLAADFVGWPGVFTIMAIGPALGIAGMLRLKRYQLGPQ; this comes from the coding sequence TTGCCGTCTGACTTTTCCGGAAAATGGCGCGCGCTGTGCCTGCTGGTCCTCGCCGAAATCGCCGGGATGAGCCTCTGGTTCATGTCCGCGGCGATCCTGCCGGATCTTACGCGCGAGTTCGAGATTTCGCCGTTCAGCCAGGCCGCTCTTTCCAGCGCCGTCCAGATCGGCTTCGTCGCCGGGGCCGTTCTCTCCGCGATCCTGGGGCTGGCGGACCGGATCGATCCGCGGCGGCTGTTTGCCGCTTGCGCGATCGTCGCCGCGCTTTTCAATGCCGGCCTGCTGGTCGTCGAGCCGGGAGGCGCCCTGTCGATCATCGCGCGCTTTGCCACCGGCGCCCTTCTGGCCGGCGTCTATCCGGTCGGCATGAAAATCGTCGTCGGCTGGGGGCAGAAAGACCGCGGCTTCCTTGTCGGGACGCTTGTCGGCGCGTTGACATTCGGTTCCGCCGCGCCCCATCTCCTCGCCCTGCTGGGCGGTTCGGACTGGCGCTGGAGCCTGAGCGTTGCTTCGCTCGCGGCCGCCGCGGGCGGCGTCCTGTGCCTTTTCACCACTCTCGGACCGTTTCACGCCAAGGCCCCGCGGATGCGGATCGGCGCGATCCTGACCGCCTGGACCAACCCGAAGATCCGCTATGCCTATGCCGGCTATCTCGGTCATATGTGGGAACTCTACGCCATGTGGGCCTGGATCGGCATCGCGCTGGCCGCCTCGTTTTCCGCGCAGATGCCGTCCGATGCCGCCATATCGCTGTCCCGGCTCATAGCGTTTCTGGCCATAGCGGCAGGGGGTGCCGCGTGCATCGCGGCCGGCGTTCTGGCCGACAGGGTGGGCAAGGCGAACATCGCCATTGCGGCCATGGCAGTCAGCGCCAGCGCGGCTGTCGCCTCGGCGCTGACCTTCGGCGGCCCCGTCTGGCTGACCATCTTGTGCGTGCTGATCTGGGGCGCCGCGATCCTGCCGGATTCCGCACAGTTTTCCGCGCTTGTCGCCGATTTCGCACCGCCCGACCAGGCGGGCAGCCTGATGAGCCTTCAGACCGCGCTCGGCTTCGCCCTTACCTTCTTCACGGTGCAACTGACGCCTCTCGCGGCCGATTTCGTCGGCTGGCCGGGCGTCTTCACGATCATGGCGATCGGCCCGGCCCTCGGAATCGCCGGCATGTTGCGGTTGAAGCGATATCAGCTCGGTCCGCAATAG
- a CDS encoding LysR family transcriptional regulator, with protein sequence MKRNLDWEDLRLFLAVAEAEGLAGAADKTGVSAATLGRRVSSLERSLNVRLVEREARGYRLTAAGRDLVRHLEGMDQAAKAIADWREGRPVRRRIRISAGEWTTRLLIDNISGFWTPDSDWEPEFLADLRHRDVARRQIDIGVRNSRPKQAWLAGQKVGTVQYAAYQARDVPAGTELGWIGLVEDDAHSLTGLWLKENHGDEAVITLNKTSLSLSLVRQGQVRMLLPLFVGDACQDLVRITAPIDSLQTERWLVMHQDERHEPAVRHAVSALAKMLKQNPLLSSGV encoded by the coding sequence ATGAAACGAAACCTGGATTGGGAGGATTTGCGGCTGTTCCTTGCCGTCGCCGAGGCAGAGGGGCTGGCCGGCGCGGCCGACAAGACGGGGGTCAGCGCGGCAACGCTCGGGCGGCGCGTCTCCTCCCTGGAAAGAAGCCTCAACGTGCGTCTGGTGGAACGCGAGGCCCGCGGCTACCGCCTGACGGCGGCCGGACGGGACCTGGTCCGGCATCTGGAGGGCATGGACCAGGCCGCAAAGGCCATCGCGGACTGGCGGGAGGGCCGCCCGGTGCGCCGCCGGATCCGCATTTCAGCCGGGGAATGGACAACGCGGCTCCTGATCGACAACATCAGCGGCTTCTGGACCCCGGATTCCGACTGGGAGCCGGAGTTTCTTGCCGATCTGCGCCACCGGGACGTCGCCAGGCGCCAGATCGACATCGGTGTGCGCAACAGCCGGCCCAAACAGGCCTGGCTGGCCGGCCAGAAGGTCGGGACGGTCCAGTATGCCGCCTACCAGGCAAGAGATGTTCCGGCCGGCACGGAACTCGGCTGGATCGGCCTGGTCGAAGACGACGCCCATTCGCTGACCGGCCTCTGGCTGAAGGAAAACCACGGCGACGAGGCGGTGATCACCTTGAACAAGACTTCCCTGTCCCTTTCCCTGGTACGCCAGGGGCAGGTTCGCATGCTGCTGCCGCTTTTTGTCGGCGATGCCTGTCAGGACCTGGTGCGCATAACCGCGCCCATCGACAGCCTGCAAACCGAGAGGTGGCTGGTCATGCATCAGGACGAGCGACACGAGCCGGCGGTCCGCCACGCGGTTTCGGCACTCGCCAAGATGTTGAAACAAAATCCGCTTCTATCTTCTGGTGTGTGA
- a CDS encoding DUF1150 domain-containing protein has translation MHDTKTPEWTDRTRLSEFMSVDELSELGTGDIAYIKQIKARDLKEMFPDVPPLHDNMTLYALLNADGTPILLADSREAAIANAFEADLEMASLH, from the coding sequence ATGCACGATACCAAGACCCCGGAATGGACGGACCGCACACGTTTGTCCGAATTCATGTCCGTTGACGAGCTGAGCGAGCTCGGCACGGGCGATATTGCCTACATCAAACAGATCAAGGCGCGCGACCTGAAGGAAATGTTCCCGGATGTGCCGCCCTTGCATGACAACATGACGCTTTACGCGCTGCTGAACGCGGACGGTACGCCGATCCTGCTGGCAGACAGCCGTGAAGCTGCAATTGCCAATGCCTTCGAGGCAGACCTGGAAATGGCATCGCTGCACTGA
- a CDS encoding TetR/AcrR family transcriptional regulator produces MSVFWVKGYDGASMRDLTSAMGITGPSLYAAFGDKHDLYLKTIDHYCEADACAPLVALESEEDIEKALHAFLSEVIRSATEHESGAKGCFIASSVVASVGQVEGVAERVEAVIAEAEKRLAARFDREIEKGTLPPTFPSRERAALLFDLRQGYMFRGRAGWSSDRMREQIPERVAMLLAH; encoded by the coding sequence ATGTCGGTCTTCTGGGTGAAGGGGTATGACGGCGCATCCATGCGCGACCTGACCAGCGCCATGGGGATCACTGGCCCAAGTCTCTATGCCGCCTTCGGCGACAAGCACGACCTCTATCTGAAAACGATCGACCATTATTGCGAGGCGGATGCCTGCGCGCCGCTGGTCGCCCTGGAAAGCGAAGAAGACATCGAAAAGGCGCTTCACGCCTTCCTGTCGGAGGTTATTCGCTCCGCGACAGAGCACGAAAGCGGCGCAAAGGGCTGCTTCATCGCATCAAGCGTCGTGGCGTCCGTTGGCCAGGTCGAAGGGGTCGCGGAACGCGTGGAAGCTGTCATCGCCGAGGCGGAGAAGAGACTGGCCGCTCGTTTCGACCGCGAAATCGAAAAGGGCACCTTGCCGCCGACGTTCCCCTCGCGGGAACGGGCCGCCCTGCTCTTCGATCTCCGGCAGGGCTACATGTTTCGCGGCCGTGCGGGCTGGTCCAGCGATCGCATGCGGGAGCAGATCCCCGAGCGGGTCGCCATGCTGCTGGCGCACTGA
- a CDS encoding OpgC family protein, which yields MFIIYVAHVPWNWWTLWIPARFGFSDATEIFVFCSGMASAIAFGKIFDVHGWAMGAARILHRMWQVYWAHIGQFLVIAVGLAIVQESGFLNRCCNLTEDYVGSLNLLHLYDNTAVALPGILTLTWVPNYFDILPMYVVILSLIPLMMLVARYSVMSALALSVGLWFAAQFDLLSLPAEPWSDREWFFNPFAWQMLFFTGFAFMRGWIPAPPVNRKLVALCAFIVLVTVPFAYFRVHTNVEWVQAIRDAIRPLWIKTEFGLFRHIHFLALAYLAWIAAGEHGKHLLGHGALWGRFVRVVQKVGQQSLPVFMASLVIAQAAGLLRDMVWGRGEWIPQILSNLGGFLALIAVAYIAGWYKSQPWRKPPRTSSGGSPDHPGSASRGGTETHARTSSQAREPVRAG from the coding sequence ATGTTCATCATTTACGTTGCCCATGTGCCCTGGAACTGGTGGACCCTCTGGATCCCTGCCCGGTTCGGGTTTTCCGACGCCACCGAAATCTTCGTCTTCTGCTCCGGCATGGCCTCGGCGATCGCCTTCGGCAAGATCTTCGACGTTCACGGCTGGGCCATGGGCGCGGCGCGGATCCTGCACCGGATGTGGCAGGTCTACTGGGCCCATATCGGCCAGTTTCTGGTGATTGCCGTCGGCCTGGCCATCGTGCAGGAAAGCGGCTTCCTGAACCGGTGCTGCAATCTCACCGAGGACTATGTCGGATCGCTGAACCTGCTGCACCTTTACGACAATACCGCAGTCGCCCTGCCGGGCATCCTGACATTGACATGGGTGCCCAACTATTTCGACATCCTGCCGATGTATGTGGTGATCCTGTCGCTGATCCCGCTGATGATGCTGGTTGCCCGGTACTCGGTCATGTCGGCGCTCGCCCTGTCCGTCGGCCTTTGGTTTGCTGCCCAGTTCGATCTGCTCAGCCTGCCGGCCGAGCCCTGGTCGGACCGGGAATGGTTCTTCAATCCCTTTGCCTGGCAAATGCTGTTCTTCACCGGCTTTGCCTTCATGCGCGGCTGGATCCCCGCGCCCCCGGTCAACAGGAAGCTGGTGGCGCTGTGCGCCTTCATCGTGCTGGTCACGGTGCCCTTCGCCTATTTCCGCGTCCACACGAATGTCGAGTGGGTCCAGGCCATCCGTGACGCGATCCGGCCGCTCTGGATCAAGACGGAATTCGGCCTCTTCCGCCACATCCACTTCCTCGCGCTCGCCTATCTTGCCTGGATCGCGGCGGGCGAACACGGCAAGCACCTTCTGGGGCACGGCGCCCTGTGGGGCCGGTTCGTGCGGGTGGTGCAGAAGGTCGGCCAGCAGTCGCTTCCCGTCTTCATGGCCAGCCTCGTGATCGCCCAGGCGGCCGGCCTGCTGCGCGACATGGTGTGGGGGCGCGGCGAATGGATCCCGCAAATCCTGTCCAACCTCGGCGGTTTCCTGGCACTGATCGCGGTCGCCTACATAGCCGGCTGGTACAAGAGCCAGCCCTGGCGCAAACCGCCCAGGACGTCTTCGGGGGGATCGCCCGATCATCCCGGCTCCGCTTCGCGCGGGGGCACGGAGACACACGCAAGGACGTCTTCGCAGGCGCGGGAACCGGTTCGGGCGGGTTAG
- a CDS encoding ABC transporter permease subunit: MKKVQFQSRWMPYLLLLPQLSIVTIFFLWPAAEAVRSSFYLEDPFGFSSTFVGFDNFIDTLTSTDYGRVARFTALFTFFVTFLSLGIALLLAVKADKVLRGASTYKTLLMWVYAVAPPVAGLIGVLLFDQHVGPMVDFFAMFGWPMQIGVDAFDTSFAMIVTAVWKQIPVNFIFFLSGLQGISKSVQEAASIDCRSGFRRFWTVTFPLLAPTGFFLLIINITYAFFDTFGIIDVIVKNEPGNNPVTLVYKVYLDGFRGNDLGGSSAQSVILMAMVFVLTIIQFRLIERRVHYT; the protein is encoded by the coding sequence ATGAAAAAAGTGCAGTTTCAGTCCCGGTGGATGCCGTATCTGCTGCTTCTACCGCAGCTTTCCATCGTGACGATTTTCTTCCTGTGGCCTGCGGCGGAAGCGGTCCGGTCGTCTTTCTATCTGGAAGACCCCTTCGGCTTCAGCTCGACTTTCGTCGGCTTCGACAATTTCATCGATACGCTGACATCCACCGACTATGGCCGGGTGGCGCGGTTCACCGCCCTCTTCACCTTCTTCGTCACCTTTCTGTCGCTCGGCATCGCGCTGCTGCTGGCGGTGAAGGCCGACAAGGTGCTCAGGGGCGCGTCGACCTACAAGACCCTGCTCATGTGGGTCTACGCCGTGGCGCCGCCCGTTGCCGGCCTGATCGGTGTTCTGCTCTTCGATCAGCATGTCGGTCCGATGGTCGACTTCTTCGCCATGTTCGGCTGGCCAATGCAGATCGGCGTGGACGCATTCGACACCAGTTTCGCCATGATCGTGACCGCCGTCTGGAAGCAGATACCGGTCAATTTCATCTTCTTCCTCTCTGGGCTTCAGGGCATTTCCAAGTCGGTTCAGGAAGCCGCCAGCATCGACTGCCGCTCGGGCTTCCGCCGGTTCTGGACGGTCACCTTCCCGCTGCTGGCGCCGACCGGCTTCTTCCTGCTGATCATCAACATCACCTACGCCTTCTTCGACACGTTCGGCATCATCGACGTGATCGTGAAGAACGAGCCGGGGAACAACCCGGTGACACTCGTCTACAAGGTCTATCTGGACGGCTTCCGCGGTAACGACCTCGGCGGTTCCTCCGCCCAGTCCGTTATTCTGATGGCGATGGTGTTCGTCCTGACAATTATCCAGTTCCGCCTGATCGAGCGGCGCGTGCACTACACGTAA
- a CDS encoding peroxiredoxin-like family protein, producing the protein MTSKKLAAGSVFPAISLPVLGGGRRDISRPRDGLDWMLVVVYRGKHCPLCTTYLRELNAALADLNALGVDVIAVSADSEARAAAQMEEVSPRFDVACGLTIPQMQELGLYISDPRNGMDVDAPFAEPGLFVIDETGALQIVDISNVPFSRPSLEWIAKGIGFRRGPMKDAPINGTYARTQRR; encoded by the coding sequence ATGACTAGCAAAAAACTCGCCGCCGGATCGGTGTTTCCGGCGATCAGTCTTCCTGTGCTTGGCGGAGGCCGGCGCGACATATCCCGGCCCCGTGACGGGCTCGACTGGATGCTCGTGGTTGTCTATCGCGGCAAGCACTGTCCGCTCTGCACGACATACCTGCGCGAGCTCAATGCGGCCCTGGCGGATCTGAACGCTCTCGGCGTCGATGTGATCGCCGTATCCGCCGACAGCGAAGCCCGCGCCGCCGCCCAGATGGAAGAGGTATCGCCGAGGTTCGACGTGGCCTGCGGCCTGACGATCCCGCAGATGCAGGAACTGGGCCTCTACATTTCCGACCCGCGCAACGGCATGGACGTTGACGCCCCCTTCGCGGAACCGGGCCTGTTTGTCATCGATGAAACCGGCGCGCTGCAAATCGTCGACATCTCGAACGTCCCGTTTTCACGGCCCAGCCTGGAGTGGATTGCCAAGGGCATCGGCTTCCGGCGCGGGCCGATGAAAGACGCCCCGATCAACGGCACCTATGCCAGAACCCAGAGGAGATAA
- a CDS encoding nuclear transport factor 2 family protein — protein sequence MSERTEAALRDRIGELMKAGVSADMEKLDSIYHDDIVVMDLSIDGRLMTLKKKDFMAMLEQTFQGKNPDDHMWAKIHSVTVSGDRGHVLISRKIPVGGPNMMIDLSIDFVFEDGRWQVTREVNFSRPDAQAA from the coding sequence ATGAGCGAAAGAACAGAAGCCGCGCTGCGCGACAGGATCGGCGAATTGATGAAAGCCGGCGTCAGCGCCGACATGGAGAAGCTGGACAGCATCTACCACGACGACATCGTGGTGATGGACCTGAGCATCGACGGACGGTTGATGACTTTGAAAAAGAAGGACTTCATGGCCATGCTGGAGCAAACCTTCCAGGGCAAAAATCCGGACGATCACATGTGGGCCAAGATCCACAGTGTCACCGTTTCCGGCGACCGTGGGCATGTTCTGATTTCGCGGAAGATCCCGGTTGGCGGTCCGAACATGATGATCGACCTGAGCATCGACTTCGTTTTCGAGGACGGGCGCTGGCAGGTCACCCGCGAAGTGAACTTCAGCCGCCCGGACGCGCAAGCCGCTTGA
- a CDS encoding sn-glycerol-3-phosphate import ATP-binding protein UgpC, which produces MATISLDTVRKVYAGNVEAVKGVSIDIADGELIVLVGPSGCGKSTLLRMIAGLEDITTGEIRIRDRVVNRIDPADRDIAMVFQNYALYPHMTVYNNLAYGLKNRGMDKQEIDRRVKEAARILEIGDYLDRRPRALSGGQRQRVAMGRAIVREPAAFLFDEPLSNLDAKLRVQMRVEIKRLQRALGTTSVYVTHDQLEAMTLADRLVVLNGGNIEQIGAPIDVYDNPSSTFVASFIGSPAMNLLDVKSNGRGLALASGNGLSGANAKGKDSYVLGVRPEHLEVVDGPASGDGVALEVTVDVLEPVGAETYIYASFDEGGPEIVVRVSSHAVHHVGERLHLRAAPDYVHFFDPDTGKRVD; this is translated from the coding sequence ATGGCAACGATTAGTCTCGACACGGTCCGGAAGGTCTATGCGGGAAATGTGGAAGCGGTCAAAGGCGTTTCCATCGATATTGCGGACGGTGAGCTCATCGTGCTTGTGGGGCCGTCCGGCTGCGGCAAGTCGACATTGCTGCGGATGATTGCTGGCCTTGAAGACATCACCACCGGCGAGATCAGGATCCGCGACCGTGTGGTCAACAGGATCGACCCCGCGGACCGGGACATCGCCATGGTGTTCCAGAACTATGCGCTCTATCCGCATATGACGGTCTACAACAACCTGGCATACGGGCTCAAAAACCGGGGCATGGACAAGCAGGAGATCGACCGCCGCGTGAAGGAAGCCGCGCGCATCCTGGAAATCGGCGATTACCTCGACCGCAGGCCCCGCGCGCTTTCCGGCGGCCAGCGCCAGCGCGTCGCCATGGGCCGCGCCATTGTGCGCGAGCCGGCCGCCTTCCTGTTCGACGAACCGCTGTCAAATCTCGACGCCAAGCTGCGCGTCCAGATGCGCGTTGAAATCAAGCGCCTGCAGCGCGCCTTGGGCACCACCAGCGTCTACGTCACCCACGACCAGCTGGAGGCCATGACCCTGGCCGACCGGCTCGTTGTTCTGAACGGCGGAAACATCGAGCAGATCGGCGCGCCGATCGACGTCTATGACAACCCATCCTCCACCTTCGTGGCAAGCTTCATCGGCTCTCCGGCCATGAACCTCCTGGACGTCAAGTCGAACGGCAGAGGCCTGGCCCTGGCGAGCGGCAACGGTCTTTCCGGCGCCAACGCCAAGGGCAAGGACAGCTACGTCCTCGGCGTTCGCCCGGAGCACCTGGAAGTGGTCGATGGCCCGGCATCGGGCGACGGCGTCGCCCTGGAGGTCACCGTCGACGTTCTGGAGCCGGTCGGGGCGGAAACCTACATCTATGCGAGTTTTGATGAGGGCGGACCGGAAATCGTCGTGCGGGTCTCCAGCCACGCCGTCCACCATGTCGGCGAAAGACTCCACCTGAGAGCCGCCCCGGACTATGTCCATTTCTTCGACCCCGACACGGGAAAACGGGTCGACTGA
- the ugpE gene encoding sn-glycerol-3-phosphate ABC transporter permease UgpE, whose protein sequence is MKKVHITDHVILLLGVFFMVTPVVLAFLTSTHDAITIYKNGIQFVPGDKFLENYETVLFQAGGFTKKVNGLVMLKNSMILGLGFAIGKIVISMLAAYAIVYFRFPMASLCFWLIFSTLLLPLEVQILPSYEIVQSLGMVNTYSGLIVPLIASATGTFFFRQFFMSVPDELLEAARIDGAGPWKFFKDILLPLSKTMIAAIFIIMFVYGWNQYLWPTLITTDESLFTLVRGIKQILQVWVGAQIPAFNQAMALTILAIIPPVLVVVIFQSWFVKGLVESDK, encoded by the coding sequence ATGAAGAAAGTCCATATAACCGACCATGTGATCCTGCTTCTCGGGGTCTTCTTCATGGTAACGCCCGTCGTGCTTGCCTTCCTGACCAGCACGCATGACGCGATCACCATCTACAAGAACGGCATCCAGTTCGTGCCGGGCGACAAGTTCCTGGAGAACTACGAAACCGTCCTGTTCCAGGCAGGCGGTTTCACCAAGAAGGTCAATGGCCTGGTGATGCTGAAGAACTCGATGATCCTTGGCCTGGGCTTTGCGATCGGCAAGATCGTCATTTCCATGCTGGCGGCCTATGCGATCGTCTATTTCCGCTTTCCGATGGCCTCCTTGTGTTTCTGGCTGATTTTCTCCACGCTTTTGCTGCCGCTCGAGGTGCAGATCCTGCCGTCCTACGAAATCGTCCAGTCGCTCGGCATGGTGAACACCTATTCCGGGCTCATCGTCCCGCTGATCGCCTCGGCCACCGGCACGTTCTTCTTCCGGCAGTTCTTCATGTCCGTGCCGGACGAACTTCTGGAGGCGGCGCGGATCGACGGGGCCGGCCCCTGGAAATTCTTCAAGGATATCCTGCTGCCGCTGTCGAAGACGATGATCGCGGCGATCTTCATCATCATGTTCGTCTACGGTTGGAACCAGTATCTCTGGCCGACCCTGATCACCACCGACGAATCCCTGTTCACCCTGGTGCGCGGCATCAAGCAGATCCTGCAGGTCTGGGTCGGTGCGCAGATTCCGGCTTTCAACCAGGCAATGGCGCTGACAATCCTGGCGATCATTCCGCCGGTGCTCGTCGTGGTGATCTTCCAAAGCTGGTTTGTCAAAGGGCTCGTCGAGAGCGACAAGTGA
- a CDS encoding MmcQ/YjbR family DNA-binding protein, with amino-acid sequence MTRDEFDAFCKQLPATTHVIQWGNASVWKVGGKIFAICSGWGEGDGPKISFKCSDISYSLLTQQEGLIPAPYLARAKWVQVEDQDALSGDDLKAYIEAAHRIIAGKLPKKVRTELGLAV; translated from the coding sequence ATGACCCGCGACGAATTCGACGCCTTCTGCAAGCAGTTGCCTGCCACGACACATGTGATTCAGTGGGGCAATGCATCCGTGTGGAAGGTGGGCGGCAAGATCTTCGCGATCTGTTCGGGGTGGGGTGAAGGCGACGGCCCCAAGATCAGCTTCAAATGCTCTGACATTTCCTATTCGCTGCTGACCCAGCAGGAGGGTCTGATCCCGGCGCCTTATCTCGCACGCGCCAAATGGGTGCAGGTTGAAGACCAGGACGCGCTTTCAGGCGACGACCTGAAGGCCTATATCGAAGCCGCCCACAGGATCATTGCCGGCAAGCTTCCGAAAAAGGTCCGGACGGAGCTTGGCCTTGCCGTCTGA
- a CDS encoding DNA alkylation repair protein yields the protein MEPFKNNLSPDLVICLADHLSRHVEPFDKASYKTEILAQLDHLELKERARLIADVTARHLPGDLGERFAVLEAILHPMTEVGFDRGSDGKGIRGWGMMPLGMIVADCGLDDFESSFALLKEMTKRATAEFDVRPFLARDQERALAIMAPWVNDPSVHVRRLVSEGTRPRLPWGMRLKRLIEDPAPTLPLLEALKDDPEDYVRRSVANHLNDIAKDHPDLVAEIAARWLKGADANREKLVRHACRSLVKHGHEGTLKALGLNPPKIAVLGPAVDVTEIRYGDAVAFKVDLTSTCVAPQDLVLDYLIHFRKANGSMAPKVFKWKKLRLAPGETISLSREHTIRPITTRVYYGGTQAVSLRINGQDYGYSEFQLRMPMG from the coding sequence ATGGAGCCTTTCAAGAACAATTTGTCGCCGGACCTGGTGATCTGTCTTGCGGATCATCTTTCCAGGCATGTCGAGCCCTTCGACAAGGCCTCCTACAAGACTGAGATCCTGGCGCAGCTGGACCATCTGGAACTCAAGGAGCGCGCGAGGCTGATTGCGGATGTGACGGCAAGGCATCTGCCGGGGGACCTTGGCGAGCGCTTTGCCGTCCTGGAAGCCATTCTCCATCCGATGACGGAGGTCGGCTTCGACCGTGGGAGCGACGGCAAGGGCATTCGCGGCTGGGGCATGATGCCGCTCGGCATGATCGTTGCCGATTGCGGTCTGGACGACTTCGAAAGCTCCTTCGCGCTCCTGAAGGAAATGACCAAGCGGGCGACGGCGGAATTCGATGTCCGCCCGTTCCTGGCCCGGGATCAAGAGCGTGCCCTTGCGATCATGGCGCCATGGGTAAACGACCCAAGCGTCCATGTCCGCCGCCTGGTTTCGGAGGGTACGCGGCCGCGCCTGCCCTGGGGCATGCGGCTGAAGCGGTTGATCGAGGACCCGGCGCCCACGCTGCCGCTTCTGGAAGCGCTGAAGGACGATCCGGAAGACTATGTGCGGCGGTCCGTCGCCAATCACCTCAATGATATTGCCAAGGACCATCCGGACCTTGTGGCGGAGATCGCCGCCCGCTGGCTGAAGGGTGCCGACGCCAATCGCGAAAAGCTCGTCCGCCATGCCTGCCGGTCTCTCGTCAAGCATGGCCATGAAGGCACGCTGAAGGCTCTCGGTCTCAATCCTCCGAAGATCGCCGTTCTGGGGCCGGCGGTCGATGTGACGGAGATCCGCTATGGGGATGCCGTCGCCTTCAAGGTGGATCTCACCTCGACCTGCGTGGCGCCGCAGGACCTCGTGCTCGACTACCTCATTCATTTCAGGAAGGCCAACGGCTCCATGGCGCCGAAGGTTTTCAAATGGAAAAAGCTGCGGCTTGCCCCCGGCGAAACGATCTCGCTTTCCCGCGAGCATACCATCCGCCCGATCACGACACGCGTCTACTACGGCGGCACGCAGGCGGTCAGCCTGCGCATCAACGGTCAGGACTACGGCTATTCGGAGTTCCAACTGCGCATGCCGATGGGGTAG